Genomic window (Phaeodactylum tricornutum CCAP 1055/1 chromosome 3, complete sequence):
gtcacgTTTGACAGCGAAGCCATCAACGAGAAAATGGTGACAAGCAAGAGCACGGAAGAACGGCTTACGGTAGAAACCAAATCTCCGGTCAGTCAAAGACCGATACACCAATTCTCACAACAGTAAAGATCGTCACTGACATCTAAGAATCATTGCCCCACATTTACTTTCTCTCTCCCAGACAACGTACAAATACAATTAGTTTTAGCCGTGGAAGATTCCTCAGATGCTTAGCTTGCCATCCGCGCTATTCCCTCTAGCAGATAGTCAGTGAAGAGTGATTGGTCGGGTAAAACCGCCGACGAGTCGAATCTTCGCACGATTCTATTCGTAACTAGCAATTCGCAGGGCACTCATGGGTCGCCTAACGAGCTTGGCAATTGCGTCACTGGCGgtcgtcgttgccgttttggggacgacgttgtcgtcAGTGGGACGGAACACGGCACCGCTCGTTGGGTTACCGGAATCTTCGTTGTTAATGTCGCCGCCTTCGATGCTCTACGTATCGATGATTGCCGCCACGACAACGACCAACCAGATTTCGCTGATGTTAAAGCCAGTCTTGGTGGAATTGGGGGCGGTGTTGTTGGTACAGGCTGTAGGTCTCCCagtgattgccaaacttGCCTTTGCGGCACGCAAGATTCGTTGGCTGCAAGTGTCTCGGAATCTACGGTTATCCGGATCGGCCATCAAGAGGCTGAGT
Coding sequences:
- a CDS encoding predicted protein — protein: MGRLTSLAIASLAVVVAVLGTTLSSVGRNTAPLVGLPESSLLMSPPSMLYVSMIAATTTTNQISLMLKPVLVELGAVLLVQAVGLPVIAKLAFAARKIRWLQVSRNLRLSGSAIKRLSAAWRSSTRVWSTLGHVYKKTSASKVVRETKRLVKVFAHHHEYGTVDQVSTTNEATVSQELKYPQPLE